In a genomic window of Oncorhynchus keta strain PuntledgeMale-10-30-2019 chromosome 28, Oket_V2, whole genome shotgun sequence:
- the LOC118360783 gene encoding probable nuclear hormone receptor HR38 encodes MACIHPPHGVQPYDNSLYNSESLSLDLTCRLAMDVSSQMDQLSAASLPSINSLVGTYTGEFDASSCQIATAPTTSSTDSVHESPFKKDDFQIYGCYPGSFALSYFDEALSSGGSECFGSPASVQSPTSPGFQPASASAPYSPSLDCWVADKTALLQTTSFFTYGPGSVEDLSPLDQPQPQLADQGHFSLSQEQHPSLLSFSPLTLEPGTLDDSGFMEGSISLKPNSPTGNEGRCAVCGDNASCQHYGVRTCEGCKGFFKRTVQKKAKYVCLANKDCPVDKRRRNRCQFCRFQKCLAEGMMKEVVRTDSLKGRRGRLPSKPKAAQDLSSAESPVNIIASLVRAHIDSNPSVGKLDYSKYQETVASLSEEVDVGDVKQFYNLLTASMDVISKWAESIPGFTAFCSEDQELLLESAFMELFILRLAYRINPETHKLIFCNGVVLHRMQCVRGFGDWIDSIMDFSQSLHRMNLDMSSFSCLTTLVIITDRHGLKEPKRVEEFQNQLITCLRDHVSSCASDSTRPNYLSRLLGKLPELRTLCTQGLQRIFYLKLEDLVIPPPIVDKIFMETLPF; translated from the exons ATGGCCTGCATTCACCCCCCGCATGGAGTTCAGCCTTATGATAACAGCCTCTACAACTCAGAGTCTCTGAGCCTGGACCTTACCTGCAGGTTAGCCATGGACGTGAGTAGCCAGATGGACCAGCTCTCTGCCGCCTCCCTGCCTAGCATCAACTCCCTGGTGGGCACCTACACTGGCGAGTTTGATGCTTCCTCCTGTCAGATCGCCACAGCTCCTACAACCTCTAGCACAGACTCTGTCCATGAATCGCCCTTCAAGAAGGATGACTTCCAGATTTACGGCTGCTACCCTGGCAGCTTTGCCCTGAGCTACTTTGACGAAGCCCTGTCGTCTGGTGGCTCTGAATGTTTCGGCAGCCCGGCGTCTGTCCAGTCTCCCACTAGCCCAGGCTTCCAGCCTGCCTCGGCCTCCGCCCCCTACTCTCCCAGCCTGGACTGCTGGGTGGCTGATAAGACTGCATTATTACAGACAACCTCTTTCTTCACCTATGGACCCGGCTCAGTAGAGGATCTGTCTCCTCTggaccagccccagccccagctggCTGATCAAGGCCACTTCTCTCTGAGTCAGGAGCAGCACCCCTCCCTGCTTTCTTTCTCCCCTCTAACCCTGGAGCCAGGCACCCTAGATGACTCTGGCTTCATGGAAGGTAGCATTTCGCTGAAACCGAACAGCCCTACTGGAAATGAGGGTCGCTGTGCTGTCTGTGGGGACAACGCCTCCTGTCAGCACTATGGGGTTCGTACCTGTGAGGGCTGCAAAGGTTTTTTCAAG CGTACTGTACAGAAAAAAGCCAAATATGTGTGTCTTGCCAACAAGGACTGTCCGGTGGACAAGCGGCGACGGAATCGCTGTCAATTCTGTCGTTTTCAGAAGTGCCTGGCAGAAGGCATGATGAAAGAAG TTGTGAGAACAGATAGCTTAAAAGGTCGAAGAGGTCGTCTGCCCTCCAAGCCAAAAGCAGCCCAGGACCTATCTTCTGCTGAGTCTCCAGTTAATATTATTGCCTCTCTTGTGAGGGCACACATTGACTCAAACCCTAGTGTTGGAAAACTGGACTACTCTAAG TACCAGGAGACTGTGGCCAGTCTGTCAGAGGAAGTGGACGTTGGTGACGTCAAACAGTTCTACAACCTCCTCACGGCATCCATGGACGTGATTAGCAAGTGGGCTGAGAGCATCCCTGGGTTCACTGCCTTCTGCTCTGAGGACCAGGAGCTGCTACTGGAGTCAGCCTTCATGGAACTGTTCATCTTGCGACTAGCATACAG GATCAACCCTGAGACACACAAGCTGATATTCTGCAATGGAGTGGTGCTTCACCGGATGCAGTGTGTACGGGGCTTCGGTGACTGGATAGACTCTATCATGGACTTCTCCCAGAGCCTCCACCGCATGAACCTGGACATGTCGTCCTTCTCCTGCCTCACAACCCTGGTCATAATCACTG ACCGCCACGGCCTGAAGGAGCCCAAGCGGGTGGAGGAGTTCCAGAACCAGCTCATCACCTGTCTCAGAGATCACGTCTCGAGCTGCGCCTCGGACTCCACTCGGCCCAACTATCTGTCCCGCCTCCTGGGAAAACTGCCCGAGCTACGGACTCTCTGCACCCAGGGCCTGCAGCGCATCTTCTATCTTAAGCTTGAGGACTTGGTCATACCACCTCCCATAGTGGACAAAATTTTCATGGAAACTCTGCCTTTCTGA
- the zgc:56699 gene encoding gametocyte-specific factor 1, which translates to MSTIRFGSTCSPSKTTLAETLPRWNDEEGEKADPEDACDPNKLLQCPYDKNHQIRACRFPYHLIKCSKNHPKLASELKTCPFNARHLMPKHELSHHIANCVDRISVNAEDLGSAEVQSKWQVPVSTWTNTNCDEDWDKEADISSVPFVWGVSTNLISQNRTEPCTTNNLTPGLRAPRTLPWKM; encoded by the exons ATGTCTACCATCCGATTTGGATCAACTTGTAGTCCTTCGAAGACTACTCTAGCTGAGACATTGCCACGCTGGAACGATGAGGAAGGGGAGAAGGCTG ATCCAGAAGATGCCTGTGATCCAAATAAACTCCTTCAGTGTCCATACGACAAGAACCATCAGATCCGTGCCTGCCGCTTTCCATACCATCTGATCAAGTGCAGCAAA AACCACCCTAAACTGGCCAGTGAATTAAAAACGTGCCCTTTCAACGCCCGCCACCTGATGCCCAAGCATGAGCTTTCACACCACATTGCTAACTGTGTTGACAGAATATCTGTGAATGCAGAAGACT TGGGCAGCGCTGAGGTGCAGAGCAAATGGCAGGTACCTGTTAGCACCTGGACGAACACCAACTGTGATGAGGACTGGGATAAAG AAGCTGATATTTCTTCGGTGCCTTTCGTATGGGGAGTGTCCACAAACCTGATCAGTCAGAACAG GACTGAGCCATGCACTACAAATAATCTTACTCCTGGACTCCGAGCTCCAAGAACTCTGCCCTGGAAAATGT GA